Proteins from a single region of Bacillus carboniphilus:
- a CDS encoding DUF4397 domain-containing protein: MRRPLINVALIFSLVFAPSPPIYSSSSVATFRFLSTTYISGQVDLFIDGEKTISDVSNRKGSHYIKLTSGYHLIEVKRTHRDRETTLVSKSMEFNKFPSTLVLFGNNQKLLDILRLDDQVNIEKGKTQLRLLHLLPRGSKLHLYIRGEKIIQAGTYKTPTEYAAIEPGDYPLEVRTGNHQLVVSLPQVQLQPNSAYTLLFYDNKGKVGTTLLQDGGFIQAEHLLLKNPPEDWR; encoded by the coding sequence TTGCGTAGACCTTTGATAAACGTGGCACTCATTTTCTCTTTAGTTTTTGCTCCTAGTCCACCTATTTACTCATCTAGTTCAGTAGCCACTTTTAGATTTCTGTCGACAACATATATTTCCGGTCAAGTAGATTTGTTTATAGATGGGGAAAAGACAATTTCAGATGTTTCAAATAGGAAGGGGAGTCATTACATCAAACTAACTTCTGGGTACCATCTAATAGAAGTAAAACGAACACATCGTGATCGGGAGACGACCTTAGTATCAAAAAGTATGGAATTCAATAAATTTCCATCTACTTTAGTTCTGTTTGGAAATAACCAAAAATTACTTGATATCCTTCGACTGGATGATCAAGTAAATATTGAGAAAGGAAAAACACAACTGAGGCTACTGCACCTTCTACCTAGGGGATCTAAATTACACCTTTATATCCGAGGTGAAAAAATTATTCAAGCTGGTACCTATAAAACCCCAACAGAATACGCAGCGATTGAACCGGGAGATTATCCATTAGAAGTACGGACTGGCAATCATCAACTAGTTGTATCACTTCCACAAGTACAACTACAACCTAATTCAGCCTACACACTATTGTTCTATGATAATAAAGGAAAGGTGGGAACTACTTTGTTACAGGACGGGGGTTTCATTCAGGCAGAACATCTTTTACTTAAAAATCCTCCAGAAGACTGGAGATGA
- a CDS encoding YueH family protein — translation MKIRRTVIEEKESKVFLYENRKEFFFLVALPDYHWSDIVTYEDSHGDILERMKQHFPMKLQPDTIESVASQIYQWTREM, via the coding sequence ATGAAAATTAGAAGAACTGTAATAGAAGAGAAGGAAAGTAAAGTATTTTTATACGAAAATCGAAAGGAATTTTTCTTTCTAGTAGCACTACCAGATTATCATTGGTCTGATATTGTTACGTATGAAGACAGTCATGGAGATATATTAGAAAGAATGAAGCAGCACTTTCCTATGAAATTACAACCAGATACGATAGAAAGTGTAGCAAGTCAAATCTACCAATGGACAAGGGAGATGTGA